Proteins from a single region of Paenibacillus sp. BIHB 4019:
- a CDS encoding guanylate kinase: MAGPYIFIFTGTSGSGRKTMAHRIGKELGIKHVSSYTTRPPRDSEPPDRDYHYIEQERFDRMNASGDFIETAVIHKHHYGIRTHELTDLLSEGKHVYMILNSDGASLIKKLYGEQVVRIFLYVEKRTVIERLEAKGLPAEVINSYMSIYTEEVVYRKQCEHVLENLDLNRTMMKIREAIQSHL; this comes from the coding sequence ATGGCTGGACCTTATATCTTCATTTTCACCGGTACTAGCGGATCTGGAAGAAAAACAATGGCTCACCGGATTGGCAAGGAACTTGGCATCAAGCATGTCAGCTCTTACACAACACGCCCTCCACGAGATTCTGAGCCGCCTGACCGCGACTATCACTATATTGAGCAAGAACGATTTGACCGGATGAACGCAAGCGGCGATTTTATTGAAACGGCCGTTATCCATAAGCATCATTATGGAATCCGCACCCATGAGCTTACAGATTTGCTGAGCGAGGGCAAGCATGTGTATATGATTCTCAACAGCGATGGCGCTTCACTGATCAAGAAGCTATACGGCGAGCAAGTCGTCCGCATTTTCCTGTACGTAGAGAAACGTACCGTCATTGAGCGGCTGGAGGCGAAGGGACTTCCTGCGGAGGTTATCAACAGCTACATGTCGATTTACACCGAAGAGGTCGTGTACCGCAAGCAATGTGAGCATGTGCTGGAAAATCTCGACCTGAATCGCACGATGATGAAAATTCGCGAAGCGATTCAATCGCATTTATAA